A segment of the Sphingobacterium oryzagri genome:
TCCGCGTTCGTTAATTACGGCTTCAAACAGTTGATCATTTGTGGCTTGCGTGGCATTCAGTCCGGCAAGTCCGCGAATACGATTAAGCAAGTCTTTCGCTCCATTATAATTACCTTGATAAGCATAAGCTTCCGCCAATAGGAGTGCGATATCGGATAGTCTAAAGACGATGATATTACTCATAAATAGCGGAACGGATACGGTACTGTTTGTCGAATAGGTGAGGTTTCGGTATTTTAAGCATACCGGATCTGCACTATCAAAAAAAGCAAAGCCATTTCGCACGCGTAAATCTTGCGGATTGTCAAATAGCGTTTGGCGAAGTGTCAAGGTGTCCAATGGCCAGAGCGAGACCCCGGTATTGGTCGTCAAATAAGGTGTTTTTAACGTGTAGAAGCCAATCATGGATAGTGCCGCTTCATTCGCACTGTTTTGCGCAATTTCGAAGATACCTTCCGTAGAGTTGCCCTTAAATATATCGGTGTAATTATTACGTGATGCAAAACTGTAATAGTTGCTGTTCATTAATTCTTTAGCTGCATTTTCACAATTTGCATAATCGCTTTCCCAAGCGTATATATGCGCTAGCAAGGCTAATACAGCTCCTTTATTGGCGCGAACCGTTTTGTCTACCGTCGATACGTTATCCCAACCAAGATATTGCTTGGCCAGCAAGGCATCTGCGAGCGCTTTATCCAATACCGCTTCCGCTGTTGCACGCGGATAATTAGCCATATCCAGCGTATTCCCCATGTCATCGCTCACGATCGGCACACCGCCCCAAACACGCGACATATAGAAGTAGGCGAAGGCGCGACAAAAATACGCTTCGCCTAAAAAATGACGAATACTGGTTTCGTAGTTGCTGTCAAAGCTTGCGGCCGGTATTTTCGGGAGATTGGCTATACAGGTGTTTGCTTGTACAATAGCATTATAAAAATAGTCGAAGCGACGGTTTCGCATCATTTCGCGTCCGGTTTCAGCAGCTGGAACGGCTATTGACCAATTCCCTTCTTGAATTTGGTTGAAATCGCCTGCGCCACCGATGTCGCGATCGGTACTGAAGATATCGGTAGGCAGATCGCCATGTGCATAGTGAAACAAGCCATTATTAAGTGCTTGCCTCAATAGCGCATACATACTGGCTACAGCCGCGTTGCCGTCTTTTTCGGACTGCCAAAAGTTTTCGTTAGATGGCGCGCTGACTGGATTTTCGTCCAAAAAGCTGTTGCAACCCGTACCGCAAATAAGGAGGCAAAAGGCCATCAAGAGTTTATATGTTTTCTTCATAAGATTTGCATTTAAAATTGTGTTCGCTGCCTTTCGGCTTCATTAAAAGATAAAATTCAGCCCAAGTGTATACTTCCGCACCAACGGATAGCGATTTCCATCGCTGTATCCATTTGGTTGTACCGCTTCAGGATCTGGAAGGGTGGACTGGTTCAGCAAATAAACATTGTCTATCATACCAAAAAGGCGCATGTTTTTTATTTTCCAATGCTCCAACAAGCCGTTCGGCAAGGTATACCCCAGCATGATGTTTTTTATCCTCAAGAAGCTTCCATCTTCGACAAAATGTGATTGTGCAATATGCCAGCGATCAATCGAAGTATTGGTAATATTGCCAAATTCTGCATCGGTATCGCCCGGGCCCGTCCAATAGTTCACGTCTTTTAAGGTTGATGGTCCGGCGACGACGCCCCAGCGGTTGTAAATATCAGCCGCCGTGCCGTTAAGCTTGTCTGATGTGTAGCCATTCCATACACGTCTTCCCTGGATAAAACTGCATAGCACAGATACGTAGACACCTTTGTATGAAAACGTATTGACCCAGCCGCCGGTGATGCGTGCATTCGGACTGCCGTAGTCCACCTTATCGTTTTCGTCAATCTTGTAGTCGCCATTTTGATCTTTGAGAATGGGATCGCCAGCACGCATCGTGGCGCCAAGCATCGTTATTTTATTTCCGGTCAGCGGATCTGTGGGCACATCTGCATCTGTCGCATAGACACCATCCACTTCCCATACGCGGTAGTTAAATAGCGGCTTGCCGACAGTTAGCGTTTGCTGCATCCAAGGTGGCCCCACAATGAGGTCTTGACCGCCATTTGGAAGTTTAGTAATATAATTATCGTTTATTCCTAATGTAAATGTGGTACTCCACTGGAAGTTTTTGGATTTTGGTAAGATGTCTGCGTTTAAGGTAAACTCTACACCGGTATTACGCAGGTTAATCACATTGCCACTGTAGTAGCTGTAGCCGGATGTGGTGGGCGCTAAGAGATTGCTATAATAGATGTTTTTTGCATCACGCACATACCAATCGGCATTGATGTTGACGCGGCTGTTAAAAAGGCTAAGGTCAATACCAACGTTAAGCTGCGGATATTTTTCCCAGGTAAGATTGCGTTCACCAGCAAAGGAGGAGTAATTCGGACTGATGACCGTGGTTCCGTTGTATGTGGTCGTCGTTGCACGGCTATCCAGGCCAAAAGATGAGTTATAGTACGTGGCATTACTGGAAAGAAGATTGTATTGCGCGTAGTAGTTTGCCGGATCATTACCTGTCACGCCGTAGCTGGCGCGCCATTTAAATTGATTGAACGTTTCCTTCCAGCGTGCGAAGAAGGCTTCATCCGCCATGTTGTAGGCTACCGAAAAAGAATAAAAGTCGGTCCAGCGTTTGGAAATATTGTAACGCGATGAAGCATCCCGTCGGTAGCTGGATGAGAAGATGTATTTCCCTTTGTAATCGTAGTTAAAACGACCGAAAGCTGCCACGCGGCTGCGTTCTTCTACATAGGTTTGGGCATACAGATCATTGCCGGGAGACATGTTAAAAATAGTATTACCCGTCACATCGATGCCGTAGGCAGAGGTTTGCTTATTGGTCTGTCGTTGGGCCTGCTGTCCGGCTACAATATTAAAATTATGTTCTTTCCAGTCTTTTGTCCAGTTTAAGTAGTTTTCAATTTCCCATACGTTGGTCAGGTTTGCCCAGTGGTAAGCATTGTCTGCGCCAGTACCGTTGATAAATCTGCTGTGGAGCCAATCACGGCGATTATTGTTGTACGTATAGGAGAACGAACTCGTAAAATTCAAACCCTCTAAAATTTGGATGTTCAATTTGGTATTAGATAAGATGGTCGTTGTCACATCCTCATCCATACTGTCGTATTCGCCTCGATACGCTTTTCGCTGTTCGTCGGTGAGTTTCCAGAAGGATGATGGAAATGACCAGGTGCTGAAGGGAAAATTTGTTCCATCCCCAAAACCATGCTTCACATTGACAAAGGTGGGATTAAGTGTTGTCATTAAGCTCACGCGCTCAAAAGGTTTGATCGTCAGATTGAGCTTTGGCGCCAGACGGCGCAATCCATAGCCTACCATGGAGCCTTCTTCATTGTAGTAGCCCATGGATAAACGATATTGTGTGCTGCCTGAAGAGCCTTCTACACTCGCATCTACGTTGGTCGTTGGCGCTGTTTTGATGAAAATACCTTGCCAATCGGTATGGTTGTTAAACGCGTTGTTTAAACTATCGGTCAAAAACATGGAAAGATTAGCCAGGTTGTCCCAGTTGCCCATGCCGTTTAATAAGTCCATTTTTAAGCGGCGTTCTGCCGCGCCGACCGTGACGTTGCGGAGCGTAGGTTTGGTCGCAAGGCCTTGATAAAAGTTGAAATTGAAACGAGGAGGCGCGCCGGCTTTTGCCGCTTTTGTCGTGACCATGATCACACCGTTTGCGCCTCTCGAACCGTATATCGCAGCGGCGGCAGCATCTTTTAACACATCGATAGATTCAATATCATTCGGGTTGATAGAAACGAGCGGATTGTTTCCGTAGGCATTTGGCATATCGTTTACATCGTAGATCATGCCGTCGATCACATAAAGCGGGTGACTTACACCGCCGAGTGACACACTGTTGGAACCTCGGATGTTTACCACGCCGCTTGCACCTGGTTCGCCAGAGGTATTTAAGGCCGTTAAGCCAGCTACACGGCCCTGTAACATTTGGTCAAAAGTAGGGTAGGGGATATTTTCGATTTCCTTTCCCTTGATTGTCGTCACGGCAGACGTTACTTTTTTTCGGTTTACTTGCTGATACCCCAGCACGACTACCTCTTCCAGTCCGGCACCGTCTTCCTGCAAATTGACGTCAAGACTGCTGGCATTAGCCGTGTGCTCTTGCTTGACATAACCTACAAAACTGAATACAAGAATAGCTGATGGTGATTTTACCGTGATCTGGTAACGGCCGTCAATATCAGTCTTGGTTACATTTTTACTGTTTTTTTCCAGCACGTTTACTTCAGCAAGCAGGTTGCCTTTAGCATCTCGCGCAATTCCGGAGACAAGTACTTGTTGGGCGTAGGTTTGCATACTCAGTAAGGTGAGTAAACACATTATCCATAATGGGATAATTTTTGGAGGTTGGTCATGGGTGTTCTTCATTAATTCATAATTTAAATGGTAGATGTACTGTGTTTAAGTAAAAATTTAGTAATGAGTTGGTTGCAGCCAGTCGTTTCCGTCCTCAGTTTACATAGTAGATGCTTGGTTAGCTTTCTAAAATCAAATGTAGACGGTTGTAACAATATTGTTCACGCGTATTTTAGCAATTTGCAACTAAATTTTAGCCGCCGTCGGATGCAGCACGTAGCAGGCTACTTTTGTGACGCATTTCTTTGCCGAATTGGCTCATGCTGAATGTCTTAGTTTTTTTTTAGCTACATTGGTTTACTCCTGCATAGCTGCTGGTTAACTATTTCTTTTGCATTAATTGCCGAGCGAAGGAACCATTCTGACGACATCCCGTTTTATAGATAAGAAGCAATTCTATTGACAACTAAATAGGCATATCATGAAAAAGGTAAACATACATACATTTGCGCTGCTCGTAGCGCTTGCTACGGTATCTTGCGGACAAACAAAACAAAGCGATACGACGGCCGCTGCACAGGAAGATTCTACCGTAAATCAACAGCAAAATAACAGCGGAACACCGTTGGATAACCTCCATCGCGACAACTCTTCGGATACTTTAAAAGAAGATGTAGACGTTAATACCGGTGTTCCTTTGAATAATCTCACTAGAGAGCAAGTGCGCGATTCGCTTGCCACCAGTACGACGGCTGCTCCAGAGTAGCGTTTCGGTAAATTTTAAGCCGCATTGTTGCTAAAAATTTATTTATGTCAAAACAATATTTTAGGCACCAAATTGTTAATGTATAAATTGTTTAATTCACTAAATACTTTATAATAGTAAAAAAAATATTATCGTAATTAAATTCACTTTTATTTGTTATTTTTAAACATGAATCTAAAAAGCGTATTGGAGGAGTGTTTAAATCAAGTAGTCGTGCGTGTAAAGCCGATCCATAGCGGTCATGTAAATGATGCCTATAAGGTGTTAACGAAAGATCGCTGCTACTTTCTAAAGGTAAACCGAGAGATCGTGTTTTCGAATTATTTTGTACAAGAGCGAGCTGGGCTTGCAGCACTCAAGGAGGCCTTTCAGCATCGTGTTCCGGAGGTAGTGGGTGTTTTTGAGCATGATGGCGCACAGTTGCTTATTATGGAGTATATTGAGTCAGGCAATGCAAATGAAGGCTTTTGGACAGATTTCGGTCAACAACTAGCCGCGATGCATCGGAAGAGTGATGCGTCTTTTGGCTGGCATGATAATAATTACATCGGTAATTTGCCGCAGGAAAATACCAGAAACAGCTGTTGGAGTTCTTTTTATACAGAAAATCGTATCCTGCCGCTGGTTCGAAAAATGCAGGATATGGGTGTTTTTTCAAACAAACAAATCCAGCAGGCCGAAAAGCTTTGCCTGGAGATAAACAATATCCTACCCAAAGAAGCGCCAGCACTTATCCACGGCGATTTATGGAGTGGCAACTTCCTGATCGATAAAAAGGGATTGCCCGTATTAATCGATCCGTCCATCAGTTTTTCGCATCGCGAAATGGATATCGGTATGACTAAGCTATTTGGTGGCTTTCCAGCAGAGTTTTATGCAGCTTATACAGCGAGTTTTCCGCTAGCGCCAGGCTGGGAGGCGCGATTGCCAGTTATGCAGCTCTATCCGTTGTTGGTGCATGCCACATTATTTGGTGGCGGCTATGTCGGGCGCTGCGTAGACACACTAGCCACGTTTAATTAAGTTAACGATCTACCCTATATTATAAAAACCAATTGTTTCTGCGCGCTGGATATCTTTCCAGGTCAGGTTATGCATAACGACCTGTAACAATTCACAACTATATTAGCTGGCCAGGGGTGCAAAGGATTTTTCAGTTACGCGTTTTAGCGTCAACACGGTTATCTCTGGCCATATGCCGACACGGCCTTGCATACCGTGAAAACCGAATCCTCTGTTTACATACAGGTATTTGCCGCCCTTATTGTAGAGCCCGGCCCATTGTTTGTAAAAATACTGAATGGGGCTCCATTTATAACCGAAAAGCTCCACGCCAAACTGCATACCGTGCGTATGTCCGGCCAGCGTAAGGTGTATATGTTGGCGATGGTTTACGGTTTCTGCTTCCCAATGGGATGGATCGTGCGACATCAAAATCTTAAAAGAATTATCGGGCACC
Coding sequences within it:
- a CDS encoding SusC/RagA family TonB-linked outer membrane protein, producing the protein MKNTHDQPPKIIPLWIMCLLTLLSMQTYAQQVLVSGIARDAKGNLLAEVNVLEKNSKNVTKTDIDGRYQITVKSPSAILVFSFVGYVKQEHTANASSLDVNLQEDGAGLEEVVVLGYQQVNRKKVTSAVTTIKGKEIENIPYPTFDQMLQGRVAGLTALNTSGEPGASGVVNIRGSNSVSLGGVSHPLYVIDGMIYDVNDMPNAYGNNPLVSINPNDIESIDVLKDAAAAAIYGSRGANGVIMVTTKAAKAGAPPRFNFNFYQGLATKPTLRNVTVGAAERRLKMDLLNGMGNWDNLANLSMFLTDSLNNAFNNHTDWQGIFIKTAPTTNVDASVEGSSGSTQYRLSMGYYNEEGSMVGYGLRRLAPKLNLTIKPFERVSLMTTLNPTFVNVKHGFGDGTNFPFSTWSFPSSFWKLTDEQRKAYRGEYDSMDEDVTTTILSNTKLNIQILEGLNFTSSFSYTYNNNRRDWLHSRFINGTGADNAYHWANLTNVWEIENYLNWTKDWKEHNFNIVAGQQAQRQTNKQTSAYGIDVTGNTIFNMSPGNDLYAQTYVEERSRVAAFGRFNYDYKGKYIFSSSYRRDASSRYNISKRWTDFYSFSVAYNMADEAFFARWKETFNQFKWRASYGVTGNDPANYYAQYNLLSSNATYYNSSFGLDSRATTTTYNGTTVISPNYSSFAGERNLTWEKYPQLNVGIDLSLFNSRVNINADWYVRDAKNIYYSNLLAPTTSGYSYYSGNVINLRNTGVEFTLNADILPKSKNFQWSTTFTLGINDNYITKLPNGGQDLIVGPPWMQQTLTVGKPLFNYRVWEVDGVYATDADVPTDPLTGNKITMLGATMRAGDPILKDQNGDYKIDENDKVDYGSPNARITGGWVNTFSYKGVYVSVLCSFIQGRRVWNGYTSDKLNGTAADIYNRWGVVAGPSTLKDVNYWTGPGDTDAEFGNITNTSIDRWHIAQSHFVEDGSFLRIKNIMLGYTLPNGLLEHWKIKNMRLFGMIDNVYLLNQSTLPDPEAVQPNGYSDGNRYPLVRKYTLGLNFIF
- a CDS encoding fructosamine kinase family protein yields the protein MNLKSVLEECLNQVVVRVKPIHSGHVNDAYKVLTKDRCYFLKVNREIVFSNYFVQERAGLAALKEAFQHRVPEVVGVFEHDGAQLLIMEYIESGNANEGFWTDFGQQLAAMHRKSDASFGWHDNNYIGNLPQENTRNSCWSSFYTENRILPLVRKMQDMGVFSNKQIQQAEKLCLEINNILPKEAPALIHGDLWSGNFLIDKKGLPVLIDPSISFSHREMDIGMTKLFGGFPAEFYAAYTASFPLAPGWEARLPVMQLYPLLVHATLFGGGYVGRCVDTLATFN
- a CDS encoding RagB/SusD family nutrient uptake outer membrane protein produces the protein MKKTYKLLMAFCLLICGTGCNSFLDENPVSAPSNENFWQSEKDGNAAVASMYALLRQALNNGLFHYAHGDLPTDIFSTDRDIGGAGDFNQIQEGNWSIAVPAAETGREMMRNRRFDYFYNAIVQANTCIANLPKIPAASFDSNYETSIRHFLGEAYFCRAFAYFYMSRVWGGVPIVSDDMGNTLDMANYPRATAEAVLDKALADALLAKQYLGWDNVSTVDKTVRANKGAVLALLAHIYAWESDYANCENAAKELMNSNYYSFASRNNYTDIFKGNSTEGIFEIAQNSANEAALSMIGFYTLKTPYLTTNTGVSLWPLDTLTLRQTLFDNPQDLRVRNGFAFFDSADPVCLKYRNLTYSTNSTVSVPLFMSNIIVFRLSDIALLLAEAYAYQGNYNGAKDLLNRIRGLAGLNATQATNDQLFEAVINERGKELFLEGHRFYDLVRLAKIKGVYRFGSGGSTKITASEFNRGKYYWPIDPLLIANNPLFAQTPYWSSEMQ